Below is a genomic region from Nostoc sp. PCC 7120 = FACHB-418.
GCTTGATTGCTTCTCTAATATCGCGGTGAAGGCACTCGTTATAACAACTGTATTTGCCGTTATTCGGGTTGATGCTGAGATTATGGCCACCGCACACTGGGCAAATATATTTATTCTTGACCCGTGTTGGTTCTAACTGGTCTATAAAGTTGCGAATATCAAATGAATCTGAACCGGCGATCGCTGTAGAGGAGGAGAATTGTGCAACCATTACGCGATACCTCCGATTTGATTCAATTGTTGAAGATTAGCTATTAAAAAAATCGCTGTATTGTTTCTATAGCAAGTGTCTCCGAGGATTTTAAAACAGTTAATTACTGTGCTATTATCTATTTCTAACAGCAAATTTCTTGATGCTGTAATATAGATACAATGCCCTCTGACAATGTTACCGATGCACTCATGGTAACTGTCGTTGTAAACTTGTAGTTTAAGCATATTAACTTTTATTAAATCCGGGCTTTCCCGGTATGAGTGAACAAACAACGCTGAATCCGCCAAGATAGGGCGTTGTTAAGAACTAAAAGCTCTCGGTTGCTACCGGGGGCTTTTTGTTATTGATGTGAGGATTATAGCACTATAGTCAAAGTGCTATTTATTTTTGGTTGACTCAGGATCGTTTTCTTCTAACCACTTATCAAGAAGACCTTTTAAAACTTCATCCATAGTTGTTTTTAACTGTATACAGGTTATTTTGAAGCGATCACGCTTTTCTTCATCTACTCGAAATCGCACAAAAACCTGTTTGTTTGAATCGGTCATAGCAAAATGTTTCTTTAGCAAATTAGCAATACTTTACTATTGTCGCCAAATAGTTAGCACATTCAAGTAAATGATTTAATAGCACTATAGTTTTTGTGCTATAGTGCTATTAAGGTAAAAACGTCAGGGAATGACCAAAGCAACATTAGATGGGATAAGTGCCAGCGCGCCACCGCATCATTGCTTAACTGGTCAAAACCAAGGCAGCAAGCCTATTCCAGAACCTTGTCAATTGAATAATTAGAGGGTTATACCTTATGACAGATTTGGCAGAAATGCCCGAAAATGCCCTTCCGAGGCATCAGGGTACACTCACGCTGATTGCAGGTTACGACCTCGGTAACTCTGGCGTTAAGTTCGTTACATCAGACCGAAAAATCAGGTTTCCAAGTTATTTAGAGAATTGCTACTACCGTCCCACCGAACTACCAACCGAGGGTTATGTAGAGTACCTAGAAGGAGACGCAATCACCAAACTAGACTACAAACAGTGGTTGTCAGGTTATGCTGCTTACGACGCAAACCCCAAAAACCACCTGCGAGTGACTGACGATGCTACCGCTAAAGTTACTCAATCGCTCAAACACCTATTAGCAGCACTATCAAACTATCCCTATAAGCCAGTAATTAACCTAATTATCTGTGCCTCCTTACATGAGCGAGGAGATTTAGAGGAACAGTTGATTGATGCCATTGCAGGTAAACACATCGTCAAATTTGGTGGGAAGCCCATACCAACAACAGTCAACATTCATGTTTTGAAAGTCTACGACGAAGGACACGCCGCCATAGCAGCTAACGCTCATACACTGGACACCAGCAAACAGAACGTGATTGTAGATATTGGCAATCGCACAGTCATAGCCACTTTAATCGGGCAGAAAGGACATTTAGCCAACCGTAAAACCTTTGATAACGGGGTTGAGGAATTAATCAGAATGATTTCCGTCAACCCAACATTTAAGAACCGATTATACGGAGAAATAGCAATACCTCACCTAATTCGTCAGGGGTTAGAGAGTAGTGAAAAACCGTTTTGGTATGGTAAACAATTCAGTTTTGAAGATGTCTACCGTCAGGAATTAATGCCTTGGGTACAGAAGTCACTAGCACCAGTTTTTAAATTCATTCACCCGTGGAAGATAAACGCCGATGCTTGCTTAATTATTGGCGGAGGTTCACAGTTACCAAGTGTTGATGAGGCATTAAAAGCCAAAGGATTTGTAATAGCAGAAAACCCATTATGGGCAAATGCAGAGGGGTTATACCAACTAGCAACAATGATGTATTCGAGGGGAATAGATGAGTAACGAAAGCATAAGAGTAGTAATTAGAAAGCCGTTTCATCCAATGCTTAAACAGCTATCAGAACAACTAAATATTGATGATTACGGCGAATTAGTCAACTACATACTTTTGGAGTTCCAACGACGCGGCGGTGAATTTTCCGAGTCAGTTGAAATGCCTAGCAAAAAGGTTGAATCATCTCTGGCTAACAAATTAGCAGCAATGTTTTGATAAGCATGAACAACTTAAATAGAGTCTATGACAGCACAATTCTAAGCACCAAAAAGGTGTACCAGATAGACAGAACCTTGTATCAATACCTGTACCAAACAGGCACAATCCAAGCACCACAATTTATTTTCCGCCCACTAGCAGGACAAAGAAAGAAAGCGGATTTGAAACTGAATCACAAAGCTTTAACTAATCGTTGTTATGAGGTAGAAGGCGCAACTACAAAGAGTTCTGTACTCAGCCAAGAATCATTGCAATTATCAATATTTTGATGAGGTGAATTATGCAGAATCAACCACTACAAGAATTAGTTGCACAAGCCCAAGAATTACTGTCAGCAATTCGTCAGCATCCACAATATCAAGCACTACAAATTGACGCAGATGTCACCCTCGGTGATGTCACTCAATTTTTCAATACTCTGCAATGGTCAGCAACATCTGACGCTGTGGACACAACTAGAGAAGGGTTTTTTCAGTGATGGGGAGAGCGATTGCAATGATTGGCCGTCGGTGCAATCGCCCACCAGTGCATCGGGTACATACACTACAAGGATCTTAGCAAGATGGACAGCAAATATTATCTCTGTGAGGCAGAGAATACCGATGAGGGAGTAAACAAGGTTACGCCCTACGACAAACCAGAAGAAGCATTAGAAGCCGCATCTAATAGCACCGCCAAAGTGCATTTCATCAGCACAGTAAACCCTTTGGCTGTTGATGAGGAGGAAGAGTAATGGATCATGGCATTGCAGTAATTAACCCAGTAGCAGGGCATTCCAGCCATATTGACGAAAAAGCCCAAACTTGGGGAGGGTTTGAGGCTGATATCTTGGGCTATTTGGGAGACATTAACAAGCTTGAGCAGTTCGCAGATTACGCCAACAACGCCCTTGAACTGGCAGAACGTTTAGATCCGTTTCTAGAAAATGCCCGTAGTGCTTTTGAGGCATTGCAGAAGCTAACTACGGGTCAGGTAACTTGGACAGAACTTCGTAAGCAATACGGCTCTCATGTCGCCAACGCTATCAACAAAATTAGGGTTCTAAATGCTCAATTTGATAGTGAAATGCAGCAGCTTGACGCGAAAGACCGAGCCGAACTACTGAAAATTGACCAAAAACGGCAACACGGACTAGCAGAGATAGCCGCACAGTTACACGTTGATTTACAAGCTGAACTGTTTAGGCATCAAAACAAACTGACTGGGATTGAGAACAGACAACAAGTCCAAACCGAACGCCAAACAATCACCGCCGGATTAAGGGAGAAGCGCCAAGCATTACTGAATCGTGCCAAGTATGGCAGTACAGGAAATGACCAACAACCACGGGAACAGATACCCGTTACTGTGCAAGCTTCCCCAGCAGCAAGTAGTGTTTCTGCCTCTGGCACAGTTCGCGGGTTTGGCTCCTTCCTGGGGAATTTGTGGCAACGACTGGGCGATCGCTGACAACTGACAACCAATAGTTAGGGACTAAGGCTGATGTTAGTAAAACGACAACCACAGCAAACTAACGTCAGCCCTTTTTTGTATGAAGGGCTGGCCACAACTCCACAACAACAGCAGCAAGCACAACAACCCCCACAACAAGCACTCCCGCCAGAGTCTAACTTTGGCAGAGGCTTGAGAAGGGCGGGAAATGCCTGTGAGATTATCGCTGGCAGTTGCTTGAATAGCGGTGTTATTTTCACTTTCCACCTTCTACAAGTTCACCCTGTTGGCTTTGTGTTGGCCTTGGGAGTTTCACATTTCTACTTGTCAGCAACCGCCGCCGGGGAAGGTAAAGACCGTTTCGCTACCAATGTAATGACTGGGGCTAGTGCTTCACTATCCTTACTATGTGCATTGTCTGAACCGATAGCCGAGTGGTATGAGGCGCAAGTTTCCAACACTATTGCCGCAGATGTGAGGCGCGAATTGTATGAACCTAAGCAAGCTCCTGACTCTGGACTCATGACCATTGGTGCGATCGCATTTGGGCTAGTGGTTCTATTTCTATTTTTTGGCGGGAGGAGAAAATGAATTATTTAAGTGATAGGCATCGGGAATTAGCACAGAGTCAGCAATCAGGTTTAATGGCTTGGTTTGGTCAACTGCCCTTTGACCGCAAAGCCGCCGCAATTGGTCTTAGTCTTACCCTTGGCGTAACTTGTGCTGGCATGGCATGGAGAGGGACAGCATCGGACAGGATTTATTTCTGCATCCGTACCCCAGGCAATGGTTTGAAATGTGCTGATGACAATAACCGACCTTTCAGGATGACCCCTTACTACTGGGAAGAGTGGCAACAGCGAGGGATGCCAGCAGAGGTTGTAAGAGATGCGGCGACGGGCGTTAATGGGCTAGTCAGGGCAAGCAATCCAAGCAAACCTTTTTTTGCTACAGGTGCATTTTTGGGTTTTGCGCTGGCTGGTTGGATGTTACGCCATTGCCAGCATGAGGTTAAGCAATTGGCAGTATTTGAGGATATCGCACAGAAACGAGATGTACTAGAGGCTAGTAGGGACGTAATGATTGCTGAGGTTGAACTGCAAGCAGACTTAGAACTGGCTGCAAATAACCGAGTAGTGGAGATTCAACAGGCGGAGATTTTAGGCGAAACAGAACTGGCGATCGCCAAATTAGAAGCAGATGACGCACTGTTTGATGCACAAACCGCAGGCATGACACCAGAACAGAAAGCCGAGTACATCAAGTTTTTGAGAGATACTAAAACGCCTTATTTACAAGGCACTCAGACTCTACAGGGTACAGTTGACCCAAGCGACAAAGTTACCGCCGCCCAGGAGCAACCAGCGATCGCACCCAACGGCAATACAGCATGGGTACAAAACTTAGTCAAACAAACTGCCCTGATTTGGGGGAACCAAGGCGGCGGTAAATCTTGGCTGACCCGTTACGTTGTTAAACAGAAAAAACAAGCAGGCTACAGGGTGATTGTGCTTGACCCCGACAGTAACCGTGCAGAATGGCGAGGAGTTGAAAGTTACCATTCTTGGGACGAGATTGAACAGCAGATCCGTGACTACGTTAAAGAACTGGAACAACGGTTGAAAACTTTTAATAATTCCTCTATGAGTG
It encodes:
- a CDS encoding ParM/StbA family protein, giving the protein MTDLAEMPENALPRHQGTLTLIAGYDLGNSGVKFVTSDRKIRFPSYLENCYYRPTELPTEGYVEYLEGDAITKLDYKQWLSGYAAYDANPKNHLRVTDDATAKVTQSLKHLLAALSNYPYKPVINLIICASLHERGDLEEQLIDAIAGKHIVKFGGKPIPTTVNIHVLKVYDEGHAAIAANAHTLDTSKQNVIVDIGNRTVIATLIGQKGHLANRKTFDNGVEELIRMISVNPTFKNRLYGEIAIPHLIRQGLESSEKPFWYGKQFSFEDVYRQELMPWVQKSLAPVFKFIHPWKINADACLIIGGGSQLPSVDEALKAKGFVIAENPLWANAEGLYQLATMMYSRGIDE
- a CDS encoding plasmid partition protein ParG; its protein translation is MTDSNKQVFVRFRVDEEKRDRFKITCIQLKTTMDEVLKGLLDKWLEENDPESTKNK